The genomic DNA taaatttttagcttttaaatatttttaattaaataattattttacccttaacctaacaatttattttaacaaatgtgtgagtattttggtttttaaaagttaataggtaagaacttaaaaaaaaaagtaaattttggatgggaataagtcctttggtctttaaaaatattattgtactACTTGTCTGTCAAagtcaattttaattttaacattcaaaaaatatttatgtcattttgcTCATATATTATAGTAGAGAGTATAATTAACTGCATTTTGTCCTTAgagtataaaatattataataatactctTATTAGATTGAATtgtgaataataatataagggGTAAATGTTCAGTTCTTTGAGGATATAACtgttgttttttaaactattaaaaaacatattgaaatttcaaatttcaaattctttttgaatttcttagaaccccaaaaaatataattaacaaccttaacattataaaaaaaaattatagttcattgatGCATACGATCaaatagtttttcaaacttaaaaaataaggaTATATTATTTCATCACACCTTCATAGGAAAGAGTCATTTGACCTCTTTTTACTTACATCAAAGATACGTTTTCGAACATAAAActggtaatatgattaaaatgtttcattattataagtttaatatacAGCCGACTAATCAAGGTTATACAAGTTACTCAGTCTTTAGAGAGTATGCTTCAATGAAACTAGCATGtgactatatatatttaattggtgTTTGAACATCATATTATCAAAACTTAGTTTCAACATACTGTTAGAAATATAGGAGATTcctaaaatttattagattgcttttaaaaacaaaaattatattgattctAATACATGAACACCCTTCTcatgttttgataatttatgtcAAGCTGCACTGAAGCAGAACAAGAACAAAAAGTCTCTTTTGCAAATCAAAATTTGCCTGCATGATATTACTATCCTGGCAATACAAATCTTGAAGTTGAAGCTTACAAACAGCTCAAAAATTAGGCAAACTAGGCAGACAGCGAGGTTGCCGCCCCCTCTTCAGTGAAGAATGGAATAGGTTTGGTTGGCGCTGGGAGGCGGCCAATGCTATCGACTTTATCTTTCAGTTTCGGAGGAGGCCTGGCTGGTCTTGGCAACAACCTCCCCTTCTTGTCAAACCACTCTGGCTTAAGTAATGCCCGCAAACCCAATTTGTTGTAATGAACTTTTCGGACAGAACCGCCTGCTGCTTCAACCGCTTCTTTCGCTCTAACGGTCACCCTTGACACCTGTAAATCCCATTTACATGAGTGCATATTAGTTGAATGCAGTAAACGCAAATATGGATTATGATCGTAAAATCATCAACGAAAAATTGGATTTCAGTCAATATATCATGAATGCTGAATGTTTTCCAGTAACCAGTCTATAAAAAGTAACACAACTATAAACCTAATATCAGTTTAGCAGAAAACTATGGAACATAAATACacagataattaaataaaagatgaCTCTCATTCATAAAATTTGACCCTTGAGTGACAACACTCCTATTTTTAAGCCAAAAACAGCATAAATTCTGAACATTATGAAGCAAtaggataatatatattaatcgtATGAAACCCTGCAGATTATGATTAGAATTTGCGGACGAAAGGCAATATGAAAACACATATACATTTACCTCCAGATGAATAGGCCACTCGATCTTTTCAGCTCCACGTCCCATCAATCGTACACCGTCTTGTATCTGCTTCCCTATGGCTCCAGCATCCTACCGAAACGATGACAGTCAGTATGAACCAAAGCAACATGAAtgaaataattcatataaaatatccaaGAAGTTACATACCTTGAGAGTTTTCATTGTGATCAATTCATGAGAATCAATCTTCCctgcatttattagatatgcAATCTTTCCCAACCCTACTGGCTGACAGAAAATATGAGCAAGTCATTAAGGTATATACTTGAAAGAAAGGCTCCATAATCAAGTGAGGTTTAAATGTGGAAAAACAACCTTGAGTActtcaataaaagaaaaggaaaattttattgataatacatTTAAAGAATATAGAGGAACATGTTTTTATTGATCCATGTATTTTGGATAGGAAATGGAAGAGAATAGTATTAATAAGAATAAAGGGCCAAAGATACTAGAAAAACTTCCACAGACAGACCCAACATTGCCAGGTCTAAAACATCTGTCCAAGGTGTTACAACAAAGGAATCACAATTGGTTTCAAACACCATCACCATTGGCTTTGTGCCAGTGTGTAGACAGTGAATAACTACTAGAACTTGACAATGAAGCACTTTAGAAGACTGCAAATGGCATTTTCCCACCAGAAGAAAAATTACACAACAAGTGGATTGAATGGAAAATTTGAGAATCATATATGGCATTTGTACAATAAAGGTGGTTGATATAACATATGAGATACcgaagaaaaacaaaagcataaaaaacTTAGGATAAAAACAGTGAAGTTTTATCTCTTAGTTCAACAAAGAGTAAACATTGACAGGTTTCTTTTAGCGACATGTTTTATCTTTCATTGTAGAACATGTGATCTGAACAGAACTGGATTCTTGAGGCAAGGATGCAAGGGAGGACAACAAAAAATTGTGGTGAAGATTCATCCTcgtatttcaacttcaaaagaTCCCCCAACATGGACATCTAAATTAACAACCAAACTCAATACAAACACAAAAATGCTATAATTCTACACAGAATCCCCCGTTATTTCCACAACATAGATACAGCTGATATCAATTAGactaaataaacattaaaaatgatGGCACAAACATGAAGGccaaaatttgtcattttgcATCTCAATACAAGTATAATCAAAACCCAtattagtatttaaaataatcagAGTGGGTTGAGCTAGCATAAGTAATTTACCGATTACTTTAAGctaaatatttcttttctaataCTCCACAATTTTCTCAGCAGCCAAACACAAAACCAATCAATCAAACACTTGAcacaacccacaaaaaaaatatatatatataaaactccaATCTTAAACTCAACAAACTCATCATATACATAAAAAAGGGTACCTGAAAGGTAAGGCTAAAAGGgtttttgaatcctcttttcggCAATCGACGTCGCATTGGAGTCTGCCCCCCCTCAAACCCTAACTTCCCAGAGCCTCTAGCCTTCTGGCCCTTATGTCCTCTCCCAGCAGTTTTTCCCTTCCCTGAACCAATCCCTCGCCCCTTTCTGGTCTTCTTTTTTCTAGGTATATTATCTCTCAAGTCATTCAAGCTCAAAAGACTGTAAGCCCTAATCCCCATCAAAATTTTGcttgaaaaaatatttcttgGGATCGAATTGGGGCATCGTAGGGACTGTATGGAGTGGAATTGTAGTGGGGGTTGTGGGTTCGAGTATAGTCTGTTAGTAGCGGTGAGGAGTGAAGAGATTCTTCTCATCATTTTAGGATCTAGGGTTTTAGAAAGTGAATTGAATTAAGAACATTTACAGGGAAATTAGGATTGTGACATAGCAAGGGCGTCTATTGGTTGAAGTTGTACTTCCAATCATCTCTCGCCACGTAATGAAATAAGGTTTTTTGGTCCATATGCTCATCATTagtataaaatttgtaattataatatgagatattaaattaaatatccaaGATCACTCTCAATCCACTCTCCTCCGTTGATGAACCAAAACATATTCAACCATTTTAATTGATCTTataataatcaatattaataaaaaaaaatttccaaaaaatctatattaagctatataaatatgataaattttatttcttgggcaaaaaatttacataatttatatgggcttaaagattttgagttttgtgataaaatatctatctattacacctattatgtttatatgtatTCCAAAATTCTATTTGAAATCATAATTGAATATACtaatttacaataattttatacaaatatcaatttaccccctacTTCTTTCATAACACCCAATTTTTGCAAATATCAATTAAGCCTCctaatttcaagaaaaatttTACGAAGTATTTAAAACACGAATTGaattaatggataaataaagttttgaattaaaattcatataaatactttaaCACCATGAACTGATTttcttcaaatcaaactaaaaaatttgaattttcttctgATCAAACTCACAGTAATAGATGTTTAGTGAAACTAAAAATGTGAATGATAAATCTTAATGGTGTAAAGAAAGCATGAAACACGGGGGTTTATAtagagagaaattaattaaaatagacatatGAGTTGTCGTTTGTACTTTTTAGGCTAACAtttttgccttttatttttataagcaaatgaCATAATTTGTACCCATTTTGCCtctaatgtaaaaaaaaaaaaaactttaaactaaaatcaaaacGAAACATACATAAAACTAAATGCAGAAAACACAAAGTAATCAAAAATGGAAATGTCAAACCAACCAACGACTATCCTTGGAGTTGAAACCTCTTGCAAGTAGTAATACTTCCGATAAGTAACAATACTTCAGAAATGGATTCAAAGATAAGTTAGAATTTTGGTTATTTATATTTGGTTATCGTTTACACGAATTGagtttatgattatattttctaaacaaATGGTAAAACTCGATCATTAATAATTGTGGTTTATTTGTTTGAAAGTGTAATCATCGACGGAGAGGAAATCTAGACTCAAGAATATGCAAAGCAACATAAATCGTACAAACTACGCAAACTGCCCAAATTATCtttttgaatgaataaaatagCTTCTACACTCCgcaaaaatttataaagtcAGCATCCCATGCGTTTATCATGTACGCTCCTTCTCGCTGAAACCCGCCCATGTTTTGATTTTGTCACATGATTTTTGAGTCTAAAGAGAGGCAAACAGTCATGATGATCATGTGCAATATGAGATGAGGGCGTCCGGTTTGGATTTTAACTCTGCTGCTATCATGTTTCCTTCCACTGTAAACAAATCTTTGTTCAGCATCTGAGGAGTATTACAAAAGGTTACCATGCTTGTCATAATTTTATACGCTTTTTATTGTAGTTTGAAATTAATAGGACACAAACAGTACAAACTACgtagtttgtataatttatctgtaaatttgtgtgttttgtatctagattttttctttgttgatgaTTATACTTTTAGATAAATAAACCACAATTATTAACAACTATGTTTTATTGTCTATTTGACAAACCTAAATTGTGTAAACAACgatcaaacataaataatcaaaactctaatttatttctaaatcttttttcAAAATGTTGTTGCTTGCTGGATGTTCCAACTGCAAGGATGGTTATCAGTTGGTTTGAGATTTCCATTTTCGACTACCTTGcatttggttttatatatattttgttttgatttagagttttttgttttttatattagaggcaaaatgagtatatattagtcatttacttataaaagtaaaagacaaaaaaattggcctagaaaaatataaatgacaTACTATATccgtattttaattaattttccctatgtaaaagacataaatgatatttttgatatttttaaaaatagtaagacatttttgtttaagtagTTGAATTATGggtattttcattcaaatcctTCGAAAGAGGGCATTTTTGCTCTGGGCACATGAATTTTGAGCACTTTATGTAATTTCTCTTATAATAGtatatatgaatgatttttcatagtttatttaatttaaatcatttaattaaataattaattatggtatatttaaaaattttagtcattgaacttaattaaattttaaatatgatatttctttataaattaaaaaaattcatattttatcctaatttactcaaatactaataaattatttaatgagattaaactaaataaattaagatttaataaaaatataaattaattgaattaaataatgaaattttatattccAATACGattttaactatatttatatacacattattgtttaattgacttaaatgttttaagggttgtattaGTGCTATTGATTATTCACATGATCTCATCTCGTTTGCCctgcatattttatattatatttttcttaaatttgcaTCACTAataattctttaaattattttttctataattgaGGTGTATGTATCCGATTccaataagaattaaaaaagagtaaataataGATTATATTCGTAGTTTGAGAgaaaaatacaaacttctttaatattataatttgaacttttccataaataatagttaaaattttatattattttaaccaaATATCATGTGAATAATCAATTTAACCAAATATCAACTTGGAtgtaatcaaaataattatttcatgaTGTAAATGAAGGGCAACATGGTCAAACTTAACTAGAACCACCAAACACCGAAAAATGGATGGGCAACAAATTTACAAATGCAAAGACCAATaatcagtttaaatttttttagatgatGTTCAATAACAAAACCTTAGCCAAGATTAACTCGTTATCATGTAGTATTTAAAACGGAAATTGCAACTAGTACAAAATCTGAAGGGTGTTTTCCCCTTACATATgtttaataaactttttatgTAATTGATTAAAGAACAGATCCACAAAACTAGTAAAATGTAAATCTTGAGACAAGTCCCACCACAATATTAGCACAATATGAGTTATCACATTTCATGATTTCTTGCCAACAATGTGGCTGAAAAATTCAAGCATAATATAATTTCATGCCAATATTCTCCACTGATCAAGCGCAATGTGAGCACAATATTAGCACAATACGAATTGACAATCAAAACTGAGATGTTTAAGAAGATGAGACCGTACAATGGGCTAAAAAATTCAAGTATAATCATTGATGTTCAACATAACGGACCCAAATAATCCAGACTTTAGGAGGAAGATTCTTCTTAGGGAGGTACTAATTAAGATGAGTTCAAAAGAGGTAGCAAGTGATGAAAGACAATATAAGATTAGAAGaatgaaagataaattaacatCCCACATCTTCTATACTCTCAAAGTCATCTCCACCAACATCACACATCTTCTCCTTACCATCATAATACTTAGAGTTAGCCATTgacaataaatgaaaattattatgaacaaaaatcaaaatttctacactttttgaaattaatttattccttctaattaaatgaatgaaggaataagtattttaatttcttttacgATAAGAGAAGAAACTAGGTTGTTCGAGTACTCTGAATGTCAACTTTTAAAAGCAATGGAACATTTGAACCAAAACATGCCCACCACTTATAATCATTGATTCTAGAACACCTCTTAAATTTTTCTTGGCCAACtagatattatatatttggCCAAGAAAAAGACTAGTGAAAGACCATGAATCAATCTGTCTTAGACCaatattatttactaaaaaataataattgaaaatcataaatttatcaaacatataataattgattatcAAGTAATAACTCAATCATATGCTTAGAAAGTATCATGTTATTTAACTTAATAAGTTATACTtgtatatagttttttattcaaGGTAAGTAAGATCATTAgaaattatagatattttttaataatctttgtaattaattaatgaatttttagtggatgaaaagaaaaagaaaataaaaatgaattatggGATGCCGATATCATGAGGATTGCaacatttatcaattatttaaaaaaataaattttttaaatattttattgaatagcttgtaaataaaataattaactttcaactcttttttttttttttaaattataagcaaatttaagCCCTCTAAAATATGTTAGGTATAAAACAAGGATACGATGTCGTGTCATTAGTGGAGCTGTGTcagagatgtcaatgggccgggTTGGCTTCGGCTCGGCCCATTGAGTTAATAGGCCGAGTTAGGCCTAAGACCCAAACAGTAATAGGCCTTTGGGCCGGGCCGacccattaaaatataaaaggctTAAGCCCGACCTTAATTGGGTCAGGCCGGGCTTTAATTGAGTCGAACTGGGTTGGGCTTTAATTGGGCCATTTAAAcacaaatatttttcaatatttaatcaatattttaaaatttttaatcaatattaaaacccatttaatcaatattttaaaaaaaattttaattaaaatttttaaacacaaatgaTTTTTCAGTTATTAAAATCGATGACAGTAtcccaaatattttatttataatccctcacttgTAGCAGAGGAATACcgtagttatatgatgaaaaatattataaattgataacataatacaaataaattaatttatatatggtataaattacaaaaacataaataaaatatatctattatatgacatttatctactcatcttttaTATCtgaatctctgaattcttcaaagataaaaaattattatttgtgaatttagatattttataatattttgtaatgataaaattaaaataaaaatgaaattataaatataaataattattatttacgaatttagatatttttcgaaagagagttaatgagaaaaaataagattgaaaatataatgaaataattgagattgagagattaaaaaatttgtaaataaaagtgaaaatgaaggaaaataaaatatatgtatttaaaaagataaataaataagaaaattaagtaAAGGCCAATCtgcttctgccaaatggcagaagtagaaaaaaaatttttttaaacagtatTGGGTTGGGCTGGACCATCacatagatttaatattaaaaccttAAATTCAGCTTGATAAACCCATGGGTTTAACTAACACTCTACTATCAGATGGGGTTTTATCGTGCGCGAGCTTTTTATCTTACTTCCAGCTGGGCCTCCATTTGACCCGGCCCAATTGCCGTGTCTAAGCTGTGTTCTGGTTGACCATCGCCAAACCGTAGGAGGTATAAAATAAAACGAGACGTTTCAGCGTTTTCACAAATAGTACATTCAAAGCAATTCTTGGACGATCAGAATCTCGAGTCGACTCAGTGAGTTCACAaccttcttctctctttttcttatgtattcatttgttgatttttctcCGTTTTAATGCCTAGATCTGATTCAAGGATTCAAGGATTCAAAATTATGCGGTCTGCGCGTTTAAAGTTTAGATTTCGAACCGTTATCGCTATTTGATTTTGAATCGATTTTATTATATAGAATTTCGAATATAAAATCACCGTTAgggttagatttttttttaagatttatgatTTCTTAGATAGGTTGGTTAATCTATAATGTCCTTATTTTTATAGGGACTGATTTGTAAATTCCATTGTTAAGAAGCCTGGTTTGTGCTtgttttgattataaaatttaggTTTGGTTAATAAGCATATTGATTTATCGAATTTGGGTTTTTATTTGGAAATTGTATTTGCCAATTGGGTTTGTGGGTTGATTTGTAAAttgtttgattattgacattgcATTGGAGGAGATTTTGATTGTGCTTGATTTGGGTAAAGTTGTTATTATTGAAATGTTGAATTGgggatttgaaatttgattgttGGATGGCTTAGGAATGGCTTTGACTGGAGCGCCAAGAGGAAGTGCAGCGGCGGCTGCCAGCATGCGTAGGAGAAGGACTTCAAGTGGTGCTGCTGCATCAGGTGGTGCTGCTGGTACCATGCTCCAGTTCTACACAGATGATGCACCGGGACTTAAGATCTCACCAAATGTTGTGCTTGTCATGAGTATTGGTTTCATTGCTTTTGTTGCTATTCTTCATGTAATGGGTAAGCTTTACTTTGTTCGAAAAGAGTAGAGCGGGTTTTGTTTGCCTATCAAATTTTAGTATGGTGAGTTCTGGATTTTGGAAGGCAGTGTTTGCCAAGTTTATTGCAGAAAGACGTTGCTCAAAGTAATATGATTCTTGTTCTAAGCTTTGCTTTAGacacattcaaaattttaatagtagttTTTTCTTAATGAGAATTTacagttgatttaatttttgCCGTTGGGCAATGATGTGTATGATATTACCCCTCttaaaatatttacttaaaCAAAGTTTATGTTGGCATTCACAGCTTAGACTTGTCCTTGAAAGGATAAGATAACTAGTTAGATCTCTTGTACAGCAAGAGGTTTAGGAATCAATCTGTCTTAGACCAAACTTGGGTGTGAGATTGTAGTTAGGACTTGTGTCTACTTGGCCAAAAAAAAGACTAGGTGGGTCGATCTTGTCCTTCGTTTTATGTCATGTCTCAAGATTTTCATTTTACTTGTTTGTTGGATCTTTTCTCTAATCAgttatataaaaagtttattaaacatatataaggGGAAAGGCCTTTCAGTTTATGTAAAAATTGCAATGTGCATTTTAGATACTACATGGTATCTGAGTTGATCTTGGCCAATGTTTTTTATGAACATTGTCTAAGAAAATTTAGACCACATAACTGGTTTTTCTAATTGGTATTTCTCATTCAGCTGATTATTTGTCTTTGCATCTTTTGCCCTTAACatttttttgagtttggtgG from Mangifera indica cultivar Alphonso chromosome 16, CATAS_Mindica_2.1, whole genome shotgun sequence includes the following:
- the LOC123198732 gene encoding protein transport protein Sec61 subunit beta-like, which gives rise to MALTGAPRGSAAAAASMRRRRTSSGAAASGGAAGTMLQFYTDDAPGLKISPNVVLVMSIGFIAFVAILHVMGKLYFVRKE
- the LOC123198637 gene encoding 50S ribosomal protein L15; amino-acid sequence: MMRRISSLLTATNRLYSNPQPPLQFHSIQSLRCPNSIPRNIFSSKILMGIRAYSLLSLNDLRDNIPRKKKTRKGRGIGSGKGKTAGRGHKGQKARGSGKLGFEGGQTPMRRRLPKRGFKNPFSLTFQPVGLGKIAYLINAGKIDSHELITMKTLKDAGAIGKQIQDGVRLMGRGAEKIEWPIHLEVSRVTVRAKEAVEAAGGSVRKVHYNKLGLRALLKPEWFDKKGRLLPRPARPPPKLKDKVDSIGRLPAPTKPIPFFTEEGAATSLSA